In Gammaproteobacteria bacterium, the genomic stretch AGTTACCGTATAGATAATTCAGTTGCCCCAGCCGGTGGCTTTAGAATCTCGCACAGTTTCTAATAAACTTCGAGACAAACATGCAGAAGTTTAAATTGGTGGCTATGCCCTGATTCGAACAGGGGACCCCATCATTATGAGTGATGTGCTCTAACCAGCTGAGCTACATAGCCACGCGAGGAAGGCGAATTTTGCGGATTTAGGCCCTGTTTGTCAAGGACAGGGGGGTGTTACTTCCCGTCACACTATAAGGTACTGATAATCAGACATTAAAACGGAAGTGCATTACATCGCCGTCCTGAACAATATATTCTTTGCCTTCCAAACGCCATTTTCCAGCCTCTTTTGCACCCGCTTCACCTTTTAGTTGTACGTAATCGTTGTAGGCGATTACTTCAGCACGGATGAAGCCTTTCTCGAAGTCTGTATGGATGACGCCAGCAGCCTGAGGGGCTGTGGAGCCTATCTTGATCGTCCAGGCGCGGACTTCTTTTACGCCAGCGGTGAAATAGGTCTGAAGCCCAAGTAGTTTATAGCCTGCGCGGATTACCCGGTTCAGACCTGGCTCTTCCAGTCCCAGGTCAGAGAGAAACTCACCTTTCTCGGCATCATCCAGTTCTGCAATCTCGGCCTCGATAGCAGCGCAGACAGGCACAATCTCGGCCCCCTCTTTCTGTGCCAATTCGCTTACAGCGTCCAGCAGGGGATTATTGGTGAAGCCGTCGTCAGTTACGTTGGCGATATACATAGTGGGTTTGATGGTCAGCAGATGAAGTTCCCTGATCAAAGCCAATTCGTCATCATTCAATGCCATTGCCCGAACTGGCTGGCCGCTATCAAGATGCTCTCGAACCCGGTCGAGCAAGTTCTTTTGCGCGATGGCTTCCTTGTTACCACTCTTGGCATTCTTGGCGGCACGTAGAATCGCCTTCTCCACGGTTTCGAGGTCTGCTAATGCTAGCTCAGTATTGATAACGTCAATATCGCGCAACGGATCGACGCTACCGGATACGTGAGTAATGTCATCGTCGATAAAGCAGCGAACCACG encodes the following:
- the ychF gene encoding redox-regulated ATPase YchF, with the translated sequence MGFKCGIVGLPNVGKSTLFNALTKAGIESANYPFCTIEPNVGIVSVPDYRLNPLIEIVKPQKTIPATMEFVDIAGLVEGASKGEGLGNKFLANIRETNAIAHVVRCFIDDDITHVSGSVDPLRDIDVINTELALADLETVEKAILRAAKNAKSGNKEAIAQKNLLDRVREHLDSGQPVRAMALNDDELALIRELHLLTIKPTMYIANVTDDGFTNNPLLDAVSELAQKEGAEIVPVCAAIEAEIAELDDAEKGEFLSDLGLEEPGLNRVIRAGYKLLGLQTYFTAGVKEVRAWTIKIGSTAPQAAGVIHTDFEKGFIRAEVIAYNDYVQLKGEAGAKEAGKWRLEGKEYIVQDGDVMHFRFNV